A window from Luteolibacter flavescens encodes these proteins:
- the mraY gene encoding phospho-N-acetylmuramoyl-pentapeptide-transferase, with protein sequence MLYWIYEWWKAAFEAEKASGVQEWAHTFSFLNLLGYITFRAAAGCLLAFVISIFAGPRVIRRLISLKVGQPIRTAEEVHKLAELHGGKVGTPTMGGVLILGSVLISVFVCAQPLNPFVAVCSCTMAALGLLGFCDDYKKVKQKKSDGVSARTKLFWQLVIAVVAACFIYFKKEISGYGATPEEIEAGRAGFKLGASHIGIGQICFPLFKSPIIDLGILVIPFFAAIIIGSSNAVNLTDGLDGLAIGCTITVALAYAALAYLGGHAYMAREYLVIPYNLYIGELAVLLLALAGAGFGFLWFNCHPAKVFMGDTGSLAIGGALGTAAICVKQELLLVIIGGVFVMEALSVMLQVGSFKLRRKRIFAMAPIHHHFELRGWHESQVIIRFWIISIMLALFGLALLKIA encoded by the coding sequence ATGCTCTACTGGATTTACGAATGGTGGAAAGCCGCTTTCGAGGCGGAGAAGGCGAGCGGCGTCCAGGAGTGGGCGCACACCTTCTCGTTCCTCAATCTGCTCGGCTACATCACCTTCCGGGCCGCGGCGGGTTGCTTGCTTGCCTTCGTCATCAGCATCTTCGCCGGGCCGCGCGTGATCCGTCGTCTCATCTCGCTGAAGGTGGGCCAGCCGATCCGCACGGCGGAGGAAGTCCACAAGCTCGCCGAGCTTCACGGCGGCAAGGTGGGCACCCCCACGATGGGTGGCGTGCTCATCCTCGGCTCGGTGCTCATCTCGGTCTTCGTGTGCGCGCAGCCGTTGAATCCCTTCGTGGCCGTGTGCTCGTGCACGATGGCGGCGCTCGGCCTGCTCGGCTTCTGCGATGACTACAAGAAGGTGAAGCAGAAGAAGTCCGACGGCGTCAGCGCGCGGACGAAGCTCTTCTGGCAGCTCGTCATCGCGGTGGTCGCGGCGTGCTTCATCTATTTCAAAAAGGAGATCAGCGGCTACGGCGCGACTCCCGAGGAGATCGAGGCGGGGCGCGCGGGCTTCAAGCTGGGTGCGAGCCACATCGGCATCGGCCAGATCTGCTTCCCGCTTTTCAAGTCGCCCATCATCGACCTCGGCATCCTGGTCATCCCGTTCTTCGCGGCGATCATCATCGGCAGCTCGAATGCGGTGAACCTGACCGACGGTCTCGACGGCCTGGCGATCGGCTGCACCATCACGGTGGCGCTTGCTTACGCGGCGCTCGCTTACCTCGGCGGTCACGCCTACATGGCCCGGGAATATCTGGTCATCCCCTACAATCTCTACATCGGCGAGCTGGCCGTGCTGCTGCTCGCGCTGGCCGGTGCGGGCTTCGGCTTCCTGTGGTTCAATTGCCACCCGGCGAAGGTTTTCATGGGCGACACCGGTTCGCTGGCCATCGGCGGCGCGCTCGGCACCGCGGCCATCTGCGTGAAGCAGGAGCTGCTGCTCGTCATCATCGGCGGTGTCTTCGTCATGGAAGCCTTGTCGGTGATGCTGCAGGTCGGCAGCTTCAAGCTCCGCCGCAAGCGCATCTTCGCGATGGCGCCCATCCACCATCACTTCGAGCTCCGCGGCTGGCATGAGAGCCAGGTGATCATCCGTTTCTGGATCATCTCCATCATGCTGGCCCTCTTCGGACTCGCACTGCTCAAGATCGCCTGA
- a CDS encoding UDP-N-acetylmuramoyl-tripeptide--D-alanyl-D-alanine ligase encodes MTPIDASTLARHAGGVIAAGRGDVLASAVSTDTRTIPPGSAFFALRGDRFDANDFACQAIAAGASVAVVERWEGDCLEDTAVVQVPDGLAALQRFAAWYRRQREIPVVGITGSNGKTSTKDFTTAVLGRAFSVCATRGNLNNHIGVPLSVLSLEDSHTAAVFEMGMNHPGEIAPLCEIARPGLGIITNIGTAHIEYMGSRESIAEEKGALARSLPEDGALFIPAGCDFHDYFKRRTKARVICVGNGRGEIRAENLVTSESGSRFTLVISGKPAAEVDLPVAGRHMVTNALLAAGAGWFLGIDPEEIAAGLSGAVLTSGRLRRFTSGGVVVFDDTYNANPESMAAAIDTLAETPVRSGSGKRIAVLGRMGELGSHGPEAHLKVGRLAASRGLTVVAVGPGSEGIAEGAVTVEHFPDQAEAAAWLASHAVAGDVVLFKASRSAAMERVMQQAFPTQD; translated from the coding sequence CGTGATCGCTGCCGGACGTGGCGACGTGCTTGCTTCAGCTGTCTCCACGGACACGCGGACGATTCCCCCCGGCTCGGCATTCTTTGCCCTGCGCGGCGACCGCTTCGATGCGAATGACTTCGCCTGCCAGGCGATCGCGGCGGGAGCCTCGGTCGCCGTGGTGGAGCGCTGGGAAGGTGATTGCCTGGAGGATACCGCGGTGGTGCAGGTGCCGGATGGCCTGGCCGCGCTGCAGCGCTTCGCCGCATGGTATCGCCGCCAGCGCGAGATCCCGGTGGTGGGCATCACGGGCTCGAATGGCAAGACGAGCACGAAGGACTTCACCACTGCCGTGCTTGGCCGCGCCTTCAGCGTGTGCGCCACCCGGGGGAACCTGAACAATCACATCGGCGTGCCGCTCAGCGTGCTCTCGCTGGAGGACAGCCATACGGCCGCCGTCTTCGAGATGGGGATGAATCACCCCGGCGAGATCGCGCCGCTGTGCGAGATCGCGCGGCCCGGGCTGGGCATCATCACGAATATCGGCACCGCCCACATCGAGTACATGGGCAGCCGCGAATCGATCGCCGAGGAAAAGGGCGCGCTAGCCCGCAGCCTGCCGGAAGACGGTGCGCTGTTCATTCCCGCCGGCTGCGATTTCCACGACTACTTCAAGCGTCGTACCAAGGCCCGCGTGATCTGTGTGGGAAATGGCCGCGGCGAGATCCGTGCGGAAAACCTGGTCACCTCGGAAAGCGGCTCGCGCTTCACGCTGGTCATCTCCGGCAAGCCTGCCGCGGAGGTGGACCTGCCGGTGGCCGGCCGCCACATGGTGACGAATGCCCTGCTCGCCGCAGGGGCCGGATGGTTCCTCGGCATCGATCCGGAGGAGATCGCCGCCGGGCTGTCGGGTGCCGTGCTGACCAGCGGCCGCCTGCGTCGTTTCACCAGCGGCGGCGTCGTGGTCTTCGACGATACCTACAATGCAAATCCCGAGTCGATGGCCGCGGCGATCGACACGCTGGCGGAGACGCCGGTGCGGAGTGGCAGTGGCAAGCGCATCGCGGTGCTGGGCCGCATGGGCGAGCTCGGCAGCCATGGCCCGGAGGCGCACCTGAAGGTGGGCCGCCTCGCCGCCTCGCGCGGACTTACGGTGGTTGCCGTAGGTCCGGGGTCCGAGGGCATCGCCGAGGGGGCCGTCACGGTCGAGCATTTCCCCGACCAAGCCGAAGCCGCCGCCTGGCTCGCCAGCCACGCCGTCGCCGGTGACGTCGTCCTTTTCAAAGCCAGCCGCAGCGCCGCGATGGAGCGCGTGATGCAGCAGGCATTCCCGACTCAAGACTGA
- the murD gene encoding UDP-N-acetylmuramoyl-L-alanine--D-glutamate ligase produces the protein MTLSGKIVVVLGAGRSGRAAAALALREGAEVHVHDASPSIDGMPVGVQVHPGATVEKGGGVTSDLLVISPGIDTYGPLVAAYSQGAGEVIGETELGYRYYEGRIVGITGTNGKTTTTELVERILKAGGYDAAPCGNYGHPLCEIVLRDPMPNAVALELSSFQLETIKDFRPDVSIWLNFAPDHMDRYPTVQSYFDAKFRIFMNQTADQKAIVRTGENLPAILPELVTFSTEDPEADWFSDGRRITRRGVEVLDLEASTRMRGLHNAENAMAAIAACEAIGIPIGAARTALDGYAPPLHRCELVRTLDGVEYLNDSKATNLHALESALRSQTRPVVLIAGGKEKGLDYAPVVPLLEKKAVAAVTYGQIAAPLAGIFSAAVPVNQVTTLAEAVEAARKLAPRGATVLLSPGTSSFDQFSGYEQRGDVFRDLVLNLR, from the coding sequence ATGACCCTGTCCGGAAAAATCGTCGTCGTCCTCGGTGCCGGCCGCAGCGGCCGTGCAGCCGCCGCCCTCGCCCTGCGCGAGGGTGCGGAGGTCCACGTCCACGATGCATCGCCGTCCATCGACGGCATGCCCGTCGGCGTGCAGGTGCATCCGGGAGCCACGGTGGAAAAGGGCGGCGGGGTGACCTCCGACCTGCTCGTCATCAGCCCCGGCATCGACACCTACGGCCCGCTCGTCGCTGCCTACTCGCAGGGTGCGGGCGAGGTGATCGGCGAGACGGAGCTCGGCTACCGCTACTACGAGGGCCGTATCGTCGGCATCACCGGCACGAATGGCAAGACGACCACGACCGAACTGGTCGAGCGCATCCTGAAGGCAGGCGGCTACGATGCCGCACCATGTGGCAACTACGGCCACCCGCTGTGCGAGATCGTGCTGCGCGACCCGATGCCGAATGCGGTGGCGCTGGAGCTGAGCTCCTTCCAGCTCGAGACGATCAAGGACTTCCGCCCGGATGTCTCCATCTGGCTGAATTTCGCGCCGGACCACATGGACCGCTATCCCACGGTGCAGTCCTACTTCGATGCGAAGTTCCGCATCTTCATGAACCAGACCGCGGACCAGAAGGCCATCGTCCGCACGGGGGAGAATCTCCCGGCGATCCTGCCGGAGCTGGTGACCTTCTCCACGGAAGATCCCGAGGCGGATTGGTTCTCCGATGGACGTCGTATCACGCGCCGCGGCGTGGAGGTGCTGGACCTGGAGGCGAGCACGCGCATGCGCGGCCTGCACAATGCGGAGAACGCGATGGCGGCCATCGCCGCGTGCGAGGCGATCGGCATCCCCATCGGGGCCGCGCGCACCGCGCTCGATGGCTACGCGCCGCCGCTCCACCGTTGCGAGCTGGTGCGCACGCTGGATGGCGTGGAATATCTCAATGATTCCAAGGCTACGAACTTGCATGCCCTGGAGAGCGCGCTACGCTCGCAGACCCGCCCGGTGGTGCTCATCGCCGGGGGAAAGGAAAAGGGCCTCGACTACGCGCCGGTGGTTCCTTTGTTAGAAAAGAAGGCGGTGGCTGCCGTGACCTATGGCCAGATCGCCGCACCCCTCGCCGGGATCTTTTCCGCAGCTGTCCCCGTCAACCAGGTGACCACCCTCGCCGAGGCCGTGGAAGCCGCCCGCAAGCTCGCGCCGCGCGGGGCCACCGTCCTGCTGTCGCCGGGCACCTCATCCTTCGACCAGTTCTCCGGCTACGAGCAGCGCGGGGATGTCTTCCGTGATCTCGTTCTCAATCTTCGTTGA
- a CDS encoding LysM peptidoglycan-binding domain-containing protein, whose product MKFSDLSVKRRPAKKPVFRKLFANVRRKQQKVAVSAPMPDADGDVPNLGIARALVVILIIHVIAIGGIFAHSKWFEKDSVIVQEGSAIVPAKQLRDAGEPLPKIDKNDEPYQPKAGETYASIARDKGVSEQALREANNNIEIRPSRILRIPQQAITALEPQELIAARNGSVVLENADAMPNEEAAPAPTPVVMDEIRNAPMVETAAASSGTVFKPRVQRETAASQAAPSTPVKPQAQTSAMNRSYKVKSGDTFWKIAQAHKTTPDAIMKANGISDPRKLKPGMNLKVP is encoded by the coding sequence ATGAAATTCTCCGATCTTTCCGTGAAGCGCCGTCCGGCAAAGAAGCCGGTCTTCCGCAAGCTTTTCGCCAACGTCCGCCGCAAGCAGCAGAAGGTCGCCGTGTCCGCGCCGATGCCGGATGCCGATGGCGACGTGCCGAACCTGGGCATCGCCCGTGCGCTGGTGGTCATCCTCATCATCCACGTCATCGCCATCGGTGGTATCTTCGCCCACAGCAAGTGGTTCGAGAAGGACTCCGTGATCGTGCAGGAAGGCTCGGCCATCGTGCCGGCCAAGCAACTGCGCGATGCCGGCGAGCCGCTGCCGAAGATCGACAAGAACGACGAGCCCTACCAGCCGAAGGCCGGTGAGACCTACGCCTCCATCGCTCGTGACAAGGGCGTGAGCGAGCAGGCGCTGCGCGAGGCGAACAATAACATCGAGATCCGCCCGAGCCGCATCCTGCGCATCCCGCAGCAGGCAATCACCGCGCTGGAGCCGCAGGAACTCATCGCCGCCCGCAATGGCAGCGTCGTGCTGGAGAATGCGGATGCGATGCCGAACGAGGAAGCCGCCCCTGCCCCGACCCCGGTGGTGATGGACGAGATCCGCAACGCCCCGATGGTCGAGACCGCTGCCGCAAGCTCCGGCACCGTCTTCAAGCCGCGCGTCCAGCGCGAGACCGCCGCCTCGCAAGCTGCTCCATCCACCCCGGTGAAGCCGCAGGCCCAGACGTCCGCGATGAACCGCAGCTACAAGGTGAAGTCCGGTGACACCTTCTGGAAAATCGCCCAGGCACACAAGACCACGCCGGATGCCATCATGAAGGCGAACGGCATCTCCGACCCGCGCAAGCTGAAGCCGGGCATGAATCTGAAAGTGCCCTGA
- a CDS encoding FtsW/RodA/SpoVE family cell cycle protein: MNRSASILLCTAVAALVSLGLVMLTSTGAWVKSAATPYAFVIDQSKYAVVGLIAAFIAAKLDPIWLRRAWPWALAFACVLLVLCFVPGVGVEYLGANRWIRVPGIGTFQPSELAKVIALIAMAGWFARWQTEVHTFWRGFVLPGMLVGLPVALIAIETDVGSALALSVAAGALFFCVGTRLLFIIPTAVTGITGAIWYIMSDPVRSSRIEAWLDLETYQRGKGQQQWRALLAFGNGGPEGVGLGNGSEKFGTLTFAYSDFIFPVVGEELGLPFTLGTVLCYVIIAVCGCSIAIRASNLFDRCLALGMTCALVIPAMVNIAVTTAALPNDGLPLPFVSHGGTSLMICLGVVGLLCGIHRRSYVTHDSGEPVLGNKVYAVKL, encoded by the coding sequence ATGAATCGCAGCGCTTCCATCCTCCTTTGCACCGCCGTAGCCGCCCTCGTCTCGCTCGGGCTGGTCATGCTGACCAGTACCGGAGCGTGGGTGAAAAGCGCGGCGACGCCGTATGCCTTTGTCATCGACCAATCGAAGTATGCGGTGGTCGGCCTGATCGCGGCGTTCATCGCGGCGAAGCTGGATCCGATCTGGCTGCGCCGGGCGTGGCCGTGGGCACTCGCCTTTGCGTGCGTATTGCTGGTGCTGTGTTTCGTTCCCGGCGTGGGAGTCGAGTACCTCGGGGCGAACCGCTGGATCAGGGTTCCCGGCATCGGCACCTTCCAGCCATCCGAGTTGGCAAAGGTGATCGCGCTCATCGCGATGGCCGGATGGTTTGCCCGCTGGCAGACGGAGGTTCACACCTTCTGGCGCGGCTTCGTGCTGCCCGGCATGCTGGTGGGGCTGCCGGTCGCGCTCATCGCGATCGAGACCGACGTGGGCTCCGCGCTCGCACTCTCGGTTGCGGCAGGTGCGTTATTCTTCTGCGTCGGCACTCGGCTTCTCTTCATCATCCCCACCGCTGTCACCGGTATCACGGGGGCGATTTGGTACATCATGTCGGATCCGGTGCGAAGCTCCCGCATCGAGGCCTGGCTGGATCTGGAGACCTACCAGCGCGGGAAGGGCCAGCAGCAATGGCGCGCCCTACTCGCCTTCGGCAACGGAGGCCCGGAAGGCGTCGGCCTCGGCAATGGCTCGGAGAAATTCGGCACGCTCACCTTCGCCTACAGCGACTTCATCTTCCCGGTGGTGGGCGAGGAACTCGGGCTGCCATTCACCCTCGGCACCGTGCTGTGCTACGTGATCATCGCGGTGTGCGGTTGCTCGATCGCTATCCGTGCCTCGAATCTCTTCGACCGCTGCCTGGCGCTTGGCATGACCTGCGCGCTGGTGATTCCCGCGATGGTGAACATCGCCGTGACCACCGCGGCCCTGCCGAATGACGGACTGCCCTTGCCCTTCGTCAGCCACGGCGGCACCAGCCTCATGATCTGCCTCGGCGTCGTCGGACTGCTGTGCGGCATCCATCGCCGCTCCTACGTCACGCACGACAGCGGCGAGCCGGTCCTTGGCAACAAGGTCTATGCGGTGAAGCTCTGA